AAGTAATCATCACTTCACATCTGAGTTCACAAACTTCTcaagatttagaatcaaagtctaaatagcCTTTAAAGAGTTTATTGTCTTTTCTCATTATACAGTATCTTTATGAAACGAAAATTCCTTGATCTATTCAGTGCCTTAGGTTCTCAGCACACTAGGCATCAATCTTGAAGACACCGCTttgcttgatcaaggtagatcaccaagattcgatgtgtaatagtcttactcaaaatggaagGCCCAATTCCATTTACTAACTGCGAACTTTATACTTTATggatacaaggattatggaatatgaccttgtgtgataaccatGTTAAtcacacccatagccatattcaatgtaatcctaggacctttcacatgcataaccAATATGATAAACAtagtaataagcatgtaaaagacattttatgtGCTATATGTTCAATTCACTTTAATTAGTGAATATAACATCTATATTtataacaaacatttgaatgtcaacacagatatataaaatcattgggattcaGGGCATAATGCCAACATTAACAAGCTACTTTCTTGGTACTTTTGTAAGTCTGAAGCAATGATGATAGGGAGAGTGTCATTAGATCCTAAGAGGGCATATTGGAGCTTGTCCAAAAGTGGCTTGAATTCAAGTGTTGGTGGAGACTCAAGGGAAGGAATGTGAGGAGTGCTCGAAGTCAAGGGCAAAGACTCTCTCGGTGCTCTCAATGGTGGTGAGCCTGCATTGGTAGCAGTATCGAGTAAGGTGTTGACCTCGTTAATATATTGTTTTGTGTCAAAGTCATCTAAACCAAAATGAGTCAAGCAAGCTTCTAACGGATCCTTTGTCAACATACAGGGAAGTAAGTCTTCAATAGATTCTTCAACGATGTCCAAGAAGAAACACTCATTCCGATCAGGTGGATgttggaaggcattgaagatatTCAATCTAACCTTCATGTTCCTAAAAGAAATCTCCATGACCCCAGTCCTACAGTTAATGCATGTATTGgctgtggctaagaaaggacaaccaaggatgacaggaatcaGCTTCTCTAGATTTGGAACAGGCTTTTTATCAAGAACTATGAAGTCTATTGGGAATAGAACTTATCCACCCTGatgatgacatcttccacaattcCTCGTGGTTTCTTGATAAATCAGTCAGCCAGTTGCAAAATAAATGTAGTGTGCTTCAGTTCTCCTAAGCCAAGTTGCTGATACACTAAGTAAGGGAGCAAATTCACACTAGATCTAAGTCGATGAGGGCTTTCTCAATCTCTCGGTTTCCAATAATGAAGGAAATGGGTGGAGCCCCAAGGTCCTTGAACTTCAAAGGGGTGTTGTGCTGAAAGAGTGAGCTCACTTGCTCGGTGAAAAGGACTTTCTTGGGAAGATGATTCCTACCTCTGCGTTTCTGAGTACACAAGGCCTTGAGAAATTTGGCATATGATGTAACttgcttgatggcatcaaggagAGGGAGGTCGATCTTGACTTGCTTGAAGATCTCCATCATGTCTTGGATCTTTTCTCCTTGTTTCTCGAAGTGAGAGGGTTCATTGAGACATTCTAGAAAAGCGGCTTAGGGCTCATCTGGTGTCTCGAGTACAAGAGTGGATGATGATGAAGCTTCAGTGCATACTTCCTTCCCCTTGTGCAGGTTGACATTCCTTTAACGGCCACTTtgttcatctttcttttcttctaccaTGTTGTTAACAACCTTTCCGCTTCTCAATGTGGTAATACTTCACGCTAAGATGTATTCCCATCAACCATGTAGTGTCCCTTAGGATTGATCACCGGTATTAGATAatcaaatagaaataaataaaataaaatagaattgcaaaaggcaaaataaaaaaaaataataataaataaataaaaaaataaaaaatctaactaaactagtagaaaaataaaattactctagaataaaaatcaattttcacaaacaaaaacaattccTCGGTAATATAgattatgcaagtgcgaggtcgaatctacagggaattgtgtcgtgaaaatgaatttttatctaaactaattctattttaacttagttccaaatttgatgtgatttttcttgcaaaattatgaactaaataaaattgagtaaattcaaatgataaaaaaaaacactaagtttcagaattcacctcaccaaattaaagcatacattccCTTGTTTTGTTCATACAACCGACAAGCAATTTaaccctatgcatgttctatgtttttcataaaattaatctattgaaacattcaatgaatccatccttgatacaaatcacaacgaataccCAACTTACATCAaaacatccaatgtatccgtttgattaacgaatcacaatggatatccaatttaagTCAAATCATTCAACGTATCCGTCGGAAACGCACcgaatatccaacgtttaatcaaacaatcaattaaaagggTTTAATATAATAACtaaattgaaatagaacatcatatatattaaaaatcgAATTGTATGAACAATACAATGATGGATTCATTGCcaatcaatgacgaggcttcatcttcaaccttagttgaaggttttagcctctcatgactacaaacatcatataattgataaatgaaatcatgaaaactaaaaacttacaaaGGAAATCGAGTTCAGAGCTACGAAATGttagaaaacatgaaaaatacaTTGAACGGCGCCCCCTTGGTGCATTTACAGtgaaaagaataatatttataatgttaattAGGGCTTCAGTGCTGCCAGGTCGAACAAGTGCATTCAatcgcacactaggtgcgctcgatcgcactcaggCATACTTCAGGTCTTCTACAGCGCAGCACAAGGGCACTGCTTGCTTTGGTGTATGTGGGAGTGCGCTTGAGCGTGCATTGATAGGCTTGAGTGCAGATGCACTCGAGCGTGGtgctgtgcgctcgatcccaactTTCAGAATATCACTTCTTCTcacttctttgcaatttttacaTTAAGATCGTAGTTTTCTCCCAACAACCTGTAAAACattaagacaccaaaactaacacaaatatcataaaataataaaactaaaggcttagcaaatgcaaattaaggggcccaaatatgcacaAATTGGCACTCATCAAccggctgacttggaagctttccttcttctctcCTTTTGAGTGTGTTTTCTATCTGATCGACTTGGGCTTTTAGCTTGGCAATGGACTGAGAGTGAGAATTGAGCAACTTAGTGTTTGCTTCCAGATTGTTAAGGGCAGCCAGTACCTTATCTTCAAAGGCAGAATTGCTAGGAGGCGCTGTAGAAGGTTGATATTGCTGTTGAGGCTGGTAGGTGGAAGATTGATGGAAGGGCTGCTTGGTAGACTGTGGATGTGCATGATTGTGCAGACCTTGAGGTGGGGCTGGATTTTCTGAAGCTTGAGTtatccatgagaaatttggatgatttctccatcCCAGGTTGTAAGAATTGGAGTATGGATCATTACCTGGTCTTGAGAATGTTGCATTTACCTATTCATTAGAAATGCTAGAAATTTGTCCAGCAGTAGGACAATCCTTCCCgtgatgcataggactagagCAAAATGACCATGGGTCGTGTTGTGTGTGCATGTGAGAAGAGTTAGTAAGAGAAAAATCAGCAACCATCATGTAATCTAATTTTCGAGATATAGCATCCACAACTTTGGTAACCACATCCGAGGAATTTCCTACCTCAAAAAGACCTTCGATCTTTAGTGCTTTGAGTGTAGGTGTCCTACGTCTAGTTGAAGCATgctgtaaaaaattattactaagATTTTCAAGCAAAGGCCATGCTTCAAtctcatttttcattataaaagTCCCCCCACACGATGCATCAACCATTTGTCTATGAGGCTCAGTTAAGCCATCATACAAGCATTGCACCAACTGCCATTTCGGGACAGTGTGGTGCGGACATGACCTAAGAAGGTCTTTAAGTCTCTCCCAAGTCTCATAAAATCGTTcaccctcatattgggagaaacTAACAATAGCTTTCCGAATGTCATTGGTTTTTCCTATGGGGAAGTACTTCTTTAGAAACTCTTGTTGCatttgagcccaagaagtgatggAGTTGGGTTCTAGGGAATTAAACCAATGCTTGGCTCTATCCTTGAGGGCAAAGGGAAAGAGACACATCCGTAGAGCGTCCTCAGTAAATTCACACAACTTAATGATAGAACATTTTTTCAGGAATTCATCGAGGAGCTAATAAGGATCTTCATTATTAAGCCCTAGAAAAGATGACAAACTTTGAATAGTGATGGGCTTAATTTCATGGTTAGCTGCTGTAACATCTTGTAGTTGGAGACATGAGGGAGAagtgtaagtggtagggagATAGTGATATCTTAGTGCAATAGGTTGTTCTCCCCCAGCTATGGTTTCAGTGTTACGATCTCTTAGCAATTTAGAGTTTCTTTCAGTTCTAAGTTGTTTAAGAATGCGTTCAATGTCAGAgttgcaagaaattaatggtaaTGATAAAGACCGGTGACCAAACACACACTAAGaaagtaaaactaaaaataaattaaaaaaaaaaacataaaaacaaaattagaaaaatcaaatcaaataaaaacagGAAAGAATCAAGTTAAATTCAACCCTTAAAACTTAACAACGTAACCGTTTTACAGTCCCTGGCAACGGcgcaaaaattgatgtggtccttttgtgtgcaaaaatatcaataataaaattaaccaCTCGCAATAAAACGAATCCTTATACGATAAGGCTATATTGAggatgtcgaacctcaaggattgcgtaggtgttgttatcaagtttttcaagattaaatctaacttaatttaaagaggcttgatttgattttcattgtaaaactaaatgcataaaagtaaaggtAAAAGTAGATTgtaatgagagaaagaatagggggttggtttcaccactaaccacataacaatggtcaataataaaataatcaaaggAAATTTATTCTATGCATGATAAGACTCGTGTCACTCAAGTTGTTAAGAAAATAACATGactaagaaataagtataatctgatgagtgtcaaatattgcatatttgagccccttaatttacatttattaATCCTTTAGCCGTACTATATTCtaatattttgggtttttagaGTTTTGTAGGTTACTAAAGGAAAATTGCACCTttgaagggaaaaatgcaaagtttggaggGAAAGCCATCTGAGGAAGTAGGATCGAGCACACAATCCTGCGCTAGAGCCTAGAAGGgttgcgcttgagcgcacccaTGCCCACAAGCAAGCCATTAATGTGCAAGCGCTATACCACAGGGGGAACACTGCATGCATGAGTGCCATGGAGCGCACTGgccatgcgatcgagcacactcgtcTAACAGCTAAGCACTAGTGCcctttttagggtttaaaaccctagaaacccttaTAAATAGATTACTATGCCTCAACAAAAGGAGGCTGGAAACCAAGTCCGAAATTTCACATCTTTTCTCTcctttagcttagtttttctttaggtttaagatttattttttcatagtcatgtgtaactaaattctcaactaaagttgaggatgaagccttaTCAATGAAGAGCAACCTTGTTTTCATGTAAGTTaatattatccaattttattaagttttaatatttcaattgttttacttcaaatcaattattgagatgattcttggatatcttttgtgattcaaggatacatttgatgatttgagataatttcacataattgattgcttgggtttttatttataaaaaaattggatatcccttgtgatttattctacggatacaattgatgttttgatttaaattggatatcttttgtgatttacagatacacttgatgatttgatttaaattggatacatgggatggttttgattaactctttaaatcaaaagtaaaacatacctaagattttattgtgagaactttggataatattgatgaatatggaatgtgttgctatgatttggtgagtgtggattccaaaaccttagcaCTTTATCTATtgactattttattttgtttaatttatgtttttttaaaaaaaaaattcaaaaaatcaaacctttttcggaactaggttaggattaaattagtttagatataaatttagtttttaaaaacactATTTCCTGTGGGATTGACCTCACATTTGTAATCcctttattgcaaacgattcatgcacttgcgagtaattaaaattttcaacaaCATAATTCATCTTCGGTTGACACGGACCATCTACCTAACTTTTAGATTTGATacaatccgtctttcctaggcatAGACTATCAAATTTTTAAGTCATGAGTCAATTAAAATCGTTgcataaccatcattctcataatcacagaaaataagaatttttaagagaagataaaaattcatcaagattgaatataaacaatAAAGAACAATTCTAAGGTTATACAACCAttatgcatatagaaaaatccaaaattgaaatacaattaaaccattgttattTGGGAAAGGGCTATATCAACACCCTACTACGAAATTAGTTGCTCATGGTTGTGCTGGGATGGCTTTCTACTAtattcatcttctcttcaactcttcaagccttcAAGAAGATGTTTATGTGAAATCTCTCTCTTAAACTAAGCACACAtttcttttgaagtttgaggcctatttatagggtttagaATAAATCCTAAGAGCCATGAAAGTCCCTGAAACGTTGGATTTCTATCCCCTAGTCGAATTATGAGACCTAGGCTTATTTCCAAATTAAAACCATGTTTTTATCCAGCAAGCCGGCGCACATGCACTCGAGCTCAAGGAGGAGTGCAAAAAAAGACTCCAGAATACATCTTTGAATTCCCAGAAATGGATTTACTAATCATCCAAGGGAATTGGGGGACTCTTGGAGGACGTGGATACCTTGGCACTAGAAAATCCACAGAAGGCCCAACCATGGGCTCAATGACACACATCTCAAAATTTCCATCGATGGATTTACTAATCATCTAAGGGAATTGGATGACACCGGGTGGACCCAGTAAATATCCACCTAAGAAGAGGCCCCACACCCCAGATCAAGCTCAAATAGTTTGTGATCCAACTTCTAGACACAATCTGAGACACCATGACTCCTCCATAAGACTCTAGATGACTCTAGAAAGCTCTATATGCTAGTATATAAGGCCTAAAGGATACAAATCACAAACCTACCCTACACACTATCAATAATATTCTCACATCACCATAGAGCTCTCCATCACATCCCATACTGACTTGGGCGGTAGAGTCCCTCTAGCCTTCAAGGGCCATTTACCTCTTTTGTAGGTGGATCTCTTTCCTGTAAGGCGGCTTGAGGCCATTGTTGGTTTCGCACACCAACACCTATATTCATTTATTCTCTTAAAGTGGCTATGAAATATGTTATGATCCTAGATTTTTCACATGacttaagtacaatcttaataatgtgtaaataaattattgtagGGGCATAACTAGCATTTGGAGTTTTGAGGGGggtaaaacaacaaaatttgggggtatgttaagtgccaaaatatttgtattttatcccttaaacttatatgtgttaattccatAAGTGTTGTTAAgatatgctattttagttcttttatgtgttttccatgcttttgtaggctttcggaaaataagtaaatctagaagatttgagctcaaagagagaatttgggaaaagttggagttcttGATACTGCGAACTATCGCAGGTTCCCTACGATCGAGTACACTACCAAAGAAGACAAGTAGAGAGTGCAGCCATGTGCGATTGTGCGCATACCAAAAGAGTCTCGATCgtagacttgcgatcgagcccACCCGTGTGCTAGAGACACATCAGAGGCGGCCAAACTCCCTTTCCTTCcttattagggttttccaagtcctgcttgtaataggactaaaccctacaaattttctaggtttactagtgtgtcaaggacttctaaaagcctataaatagaccttttagcttctaggaataagtgtggagaaagaggcacaagctctagaaATGAACTGAAGgttagatcaagaggagtttgggtttttcttctcttccaccttttattttgttatgtagtttatattttaattagggctagattgaagccctagtcatgattatttatgatttcaatattggcgcctttgcgacaattatattttggtgtatttaacttgattaattcatcttatcttgaattcctcatatgtgtttgcctgatcaacatatgcatgtggtatgaactaattaagtaaatcaatttagatgaccaaGTCccaggtttaataagagtaacaaaagaaattcacattgggttcttgggttaatcaacatgaggaaccgggagtatacacccatgccctaggcctcatatgtttgtggattttcatagatttatgctttcttaaagaacaacttagtatacacacattctaaatcctttaaaaaagaaaagaattagagtatacacccatgcctagtTCGTTGTttaagaaaatctatagcttaaggagtatacacttatgcccttaggttggcaaatattaaatataccggtatgattggcgcattggcatattgttatcttaattagtgtgattagtggtagatatcaaaaccctaatcctttttttagttttagtttatcttttattttatttctttattttaattcaatcgtgacaattgaattttatctgtttgattaaataggaaattacttctaaacataatttaccaattctCGTGGggatgatctcgtatttgccagctatactattgtttgatctagtgcacttgcaagtaagaCGTACCaaatatttgcctattaatttaggtgggtatttggcacaacaagtttttggcaccgttgctaGGGATTGcggaaattttgttttgaattattttcctttagttggttattttaatttttaattttaattttgtttttatcaaaagtaaatatatatatatatatatttagttttcCAATTACTTAtctgtttctgttctgtttcagCTTGCAGCACCTGACATTCTATTACAGCGATCGAGCGGAGcccaagtgtgatcgagcgtaGTGCAATCGAGCACAGTTCCAGAGGACTTCCGAACAatagtactgaagctgctgtgacTACAAGGAAAAATCTTCTTATGCAAGGTTGTCGATCTCAAGCCACAACCATCTTTCCACTTGATCCAAAATTAAGCTGACCATTTGACAAGGGTATAGAGACAATTCCAAcacaaaggaagaagaagaagttgaggaaacaatgcaAGAGCTGGCAGAAAACCTGCCGCTGTGAAGGCCCATGAAGCAGTCTTTAATCCCAAAGAACCTCAACCAGCCGTCATGGATAgcctatcaaccggaggtggaaggcaattgttgtgcaaatttatttaacttgcaagtgcgcgaatcgtttgtagtttaatggattgcaagtgcgaggtcgattccacagataattatatttttgaaagagcaatttatatctaaactaattaaatcctaatctagttccaaaagggttttgaatttggttctaaaaattaaaagactaaatataaaaaataaaaaataaactaagtaaatcaattgataaaggcactaaggatgcagaatccacacccacaaaatcataacaacatactttatgttcatcaatattaatccgaagttctcccaatttaaatcttatgtacgttttactatgcttcaaagaattaatcaaaaccgtctcatgtatccattcattgaccaaatcacaaaaggaatccaaatttaattaaaacaccagatgtatccataaaacaaatcacaagggatatccaatttttatgaattaaaaatcaagcaatcaattatgtgaaattatcctaaatcatcaagtgtatccttgaatcacaacaagatagcCAAGAATAATGCcatatattgaaaagaagtaaaacaattgaaataataaaccaataaaatcggaataataaaaacttacagtAAAATgaagttgttcttcatcggtgaggcttcatccccaaccttagttgagaatttagctccatatgactatgaaactaaaacctaaacctaaacctaaacctaaagaaaaactaaactaaaataaaagctatggattacattctgtctccaaaattgtatcttaaaactagtctctggaattctatatcttttcttgaatgcaaagaagtctatttataggcttagaaaagtcctagaagccctatttaACCTAGATAATTTGAAGGTCtatctcctagtcaaaatagaagtctaaaatcggaataggattcgtccagatttgtgtcattttattacggggagattttggcatagtaaccgtccgaattaggagaatcctatttcacaacgaattgtagtattttgagttagcttttcaataccatttgaatcacttcaatcagatatttgaacaaaaagttatggtcaaaatactgagacatgtgcagaatctgaatttgaatcaaatccgaaattttatccaatctgatctttaatccaatttaaccttttcttggatttggttagacttaaccacatcatctaggtcttcttaaagtatgctttcttccaaactttacatttttccctttaaagctgtagtttttctttattgacctacaaaacattaaaaacacaaaactaacacaaaatattaagtaatgacatagctaaaggattaactaatgtaaataaagggctccaagtatgcaatatttggtacttatcaaacaccctcaaacttacattttgctagtcccttagcaaaacaaaacgaaaaatacaatgaaagcaaaaaacataaatcctctttcatgggagagacgattgcatttagtatatgcaacaagccttttaaactcctaggcatccttagtagacgagtgaagtctcgtgagagcttaacaggaatgatacccacaaacattgtgcactatgttgttaacaagaaagaattttcacataaaccatggttctaattcatgagcaagcttaaaaagacaaataccatcataacagtcaaaatgaaatccaaaatcaaatcactcataaatggacaattgagaccttaTATGTTCtaaaatgtgtaaagtgtaattagcatacaattatGAAGCTTTTAGTCAAAatgaaatccaaaatcaaatcactcataaatggacaattgagaccttaTATGTTCTAAAAtatgtaaagtgtaattagcatacaatcatgaagcttttagtttaaactcaagacaagttccataaaatttataaaaatctctatcaaatgaaacaaccaaggcatgatatgcattttttccccctttttatttattttttttttaattttttttttacaggctctacaatgtctaactcccttaagctttctaattgactcatgtaacaagtgttaagccaatgactcccaagccaagtGGCTTTAGGGTACTAGATATAGAATAttcctaagggcttattaacttaagtcaaaaaggctacaaagccagactagccatgtcataaatcaacactgaacttcacaccttttgatgtgaacactcaatgcttgatgaggcaagaggtccggttactagCGGAAAACttaacatgatctttcttttctttttccttctccttttttaaaatttttttaatttttttatatatatatatcttgcaagccaatggttattcatcaataggtcatccacaaatctcaaagagaacaagcttaagcttaaacatcatacctcacagaaaatatgttaatgtgctcataaaaatttatctcaaaacaagctaaatctcttttacccaaaaataagtaaGAGGACttagactcctaatgacataataatgtgttcaaccctttaagcaagctaatgaaatataaatcacagttacagtttaactcaaactttacaacaacatagcataatttttttttttcaaaatatatatataacacaaaatgacaaataagaacaaaaataaacaataagaaaaaataaacagacaaagtgtttttccatacttccaaacttgaattacacattaccctcaatgtgtagtatagaaatacattaccggaagtaagaaAATCTGAGTGTGACCAATGCCAGGGCGTCCcctaaacttaaacaccaaaacacctgtcaacaaaaaactaacagcaatatttttttcacaaaaacaaaacatcaaaagattaattgctgttagaaacaaaaacaaataaaaagaaatgcaatataatgaaaatagaaagaaagaatttgtggagtgaagtgcagaaaataaactagaggataaaactttacagcgcttcccctaTTATGTGGATGTCCAACTAATCCCTttcacccct
Above is a genomic segment from Corylus avellana chromosome ca9, CavTom2PMs-1.0 containing:
- the LOC132162282 gene encoding uncharacterized protein LOC132162282 — encoded protein: MEIFKQVKIDLPLLDAIKQVTSYAKFLKALCTQKRRGRNHLPKKVLFTEQVSSLFQHNTPLKFKDLGAPPISFIIGNREIEKALIDLDLPVPNLEKLIPVILGCPFLATANTCINCRTGVMEISFRNMKVRLNIFNAFQHPPDRNECFFLDIVEESIEDLLPCMLTKDPLEACLTHFGLDDFDTKQYINEVNTLLDTATNAGSPPLRAPRESLPLTSSTPHIPSLESPPTLEFKPLLDKLQYALLGSNDTLPIIIASDLQKYQESSLLMLALCPESQ